One Microplitis demolitor isolate Queensland-Clemson2020A chromosome 2, iyMicDemo2.1a, whole genome shotgun sequence DNA segment encodes these proteins:
- the LOC128668984 gene encoding histone H4: protein MTGRGKGGKGLGKGGAKRHRKVLRDNIQGITKPAIRRLARRGGVKRISGLIYEETRGVLKVFLENVIRDAVTYTEHAKRKTVTAMDVVYALKRQGRTLYGFGG, encoded by the coding sequence ATGACTGGTCGTGGTAAGGGAGGAAAAGGATTGGGAAAAGGAGGAGCCAAGCGGCATCGTAAGGTTCTTCGTGATAACATCCAAGGTATCACTAAACCAGCTATCCGTCGTCTGGCTCGTCGTGGTGGAGTCAAACGTATCTCTGGTCTGATCTACGAAGAAACTCGTGGAGTTCTAAAGGTCTTCCTTGAAAACGTCATCCGTGACGCAGTCACCTACACCGAGCACGCTAAACGTAAGACTGTCACGGCCATGGATGTCGTCTACGCTCTGAAACGTCAAGGCCGTACTCTTTACGGTTTTGGAggctaa
- the LOC103574692 gene encoding histone H3, giving the protein MARTKQTARKSTGGKAPRKQLATKAARKSAPATGGVKKPHRYRPGTVALREIRRYQKSTELLIRKLPFQRLVREIAQDFKTDLRFQSSAVMALQEASEAYLVGLFEDTNLCAIHAKRVTIMPKDIQLARRIRGERA; this is encoded by the coding sequence ATGGCTCGTACTAAGCAAACTGCTCGTAAGTCAACTGGTGGAAAGGCTCCACGTAAACAACTGGCTACCAAGGCCGCCCGTAAGAGCGCGCCAGCCACTGGCGGAGTCAAGAAGCCACATCGTTACCGTCCCGGAACAGTCGCTCTTCGTGAGATTCGTCGTTACCAAAAAAGCACTGAACTTCTCATCCGTAAATTACCATTCCAACGTCTGGTTCGTGAAATCGCTCAGGACTTCAAGACTGACCTGAGATTCCAGAGCTCTGCTGTGATGGCTCTCCAGGAAGCCAGCGAAGCCTACCTCGTTGGACTGTTTGAAGACACCAACCTCTGTGCCATTCACGCCAAACGTGTTACCATCATGCCCAAGGACATCCAATTGGCTCGTCGTATTCGAGGAGAACGTGCTTGA